In Apostichopus japonicus isolate 1M-3 chromosome 5, ASM3797524v1, whole genome shotgun sequence, a single window of DNA contains:
- the LOC139967273 gene encoding uncharacterized protein has protein sequence MLEACWGPKKILLTEVRRAQERVTKVSTYTPTTITIHLRGTAFLETLDRCIGMPTSLPWQQETDKFFRPRSSIFWMALYHQRHRLKKTVLSKNARVVKILRFLSWNCPTP, from the exons atgttggaagcttgctggggaccgaagaagataTTATTAACCGAAGTACGACGAGCTCAGGAGAGAGTTACAAAAGTATCAACGTATACCCCAACTACAATTACCAT TCACTTGCGGGGAACTGCATTTCTTGAAACGCTTGACAGGTGCATTGGAATGCCAACAAGCCTCCCTTGGCAACAAGAAACAG ACAAGTTTTTCAGACCCAGAAGTTCCATTTTTTGGATGGCATTGTACCATCAGAGACATCGGTTGAAGAAGACAGTTTTGTCCAAGAATGCGAGAGTAGTGAAAATTTTGAG ATTTTTGTCATGGAATTGCCCCACGCCTTGA